GATAATAATTCAGATGCAGCATAAAACATTTCTCTATCCGTCTCTTCATCTACAAGTTCCAATTGGCCTATGTTTACGAGTCTCGACATATGAGTGTTAGGTTCGAGTATTAAGCTGTATAGAGACAGATGTTTCGGAGATAATTCTATTGCCTTTTTAATATCCTCCAAGCTCTCTTCTATATTTTGAGTTGGAATTGCATTTATTATATCTATACTGATGTTTTTAAATCCGAATTTTCTTAAATTTAAAATACTACTTACTGCTGTTTCTGAGTCATGAGATCTTCCCAGTACTTTTAACAGCCTGTCATTAAAGCTTTGTACTCCCACCGACGCTCTATTTATTCCCATGCTCAAATAGCTATTAATAGCTTCGTCAGTGAGGTGCTCAGGATTTATTTCGATAGTGATTTCACTTTCACTTGAGACCTCAAAATTATCTTTGATGGATTTCATAATTTCAGCCATCAACTCAACCGGAATATATGAAGGTGTTCCTCCTCCCAGATAAATGGTGTCGACAGGTATTTTCTCGTCAGTATTGTAAATTACTATTTCCCTTTTAAGAGCTTCCAAGTACGGTTTCATTCTCTTTTCTTGATTTTGATAAGACAAAAAGTCGCAGTAATAGCATTTTGAGCTGCAAAAAGGAAAATGTACATATAATCCTTTGGGTTTATTCTTTTGAGTAAGCAAAAAGGCGTCGAATAAACGCCTCTTTTCATTATTTTTCATCATATTTCAATACCGCAAGGAAAGCTTGCTGAGGTACTTCCACAGATCCAATCTGTCTCATTCTCTTCTTTCCTTCTTTTTGTTTTTCCAATAGTTTTTTCTTTCTGGATATGTCCCCACCATAACATTTCGCCAATACGTCTTTTCTTAGAGCTCTTACAGTCTCTCTAGCAATGATTTTTGAACCAATGGCAGCTTGGATAGGTACTGCAAATTGGTGTCTTGGGATTTCATCCTTAAGTCTCTCGACTATATTTCTGGCTCTTTCATATATTTTCTCCTCATGAACTATAAGTGAAAAAGCATCTACCAATTCTCCGTTTATTAGGATGTCGAGTTTTTCAAGTTCAGCTCTTTGATATCCTTTAAGCTCGTAGTCTAGAGACGCATAACCTTGAGTCTTTGATTTAAGAGAATCGAAAAAGTCATATATTACTTCATTTAGCGGAAGCACATAATTCAGAGTGACTCTTTTTGCATCGAGGTATTCCATATTTATAAAGGTTCCTCTTTTATTCTGGCAAAGTTCCATAATAGGACCGACATAGTCACTTGGTGTCATGATATGCGCATCCACTATTGGCTCTTCCATGTATTCAATCTCCGTTTCAGGAGGTAGATTACTCGGGTTTTGAATCGTCAACATCGTGCCGTCTTTTTTATAGACATTGTAGATTACAGAAGGTGCTGTAGCTATGATGTTTAAGTCAAATTCTCTATCCAGTCTTTCCTGTATGATTTCCATGTGAAGAAGTCCTAAGAATCCGCATCTGAAACCGAATCCGAGTGCAACAGATGTTTCAGGTTCGAAAACTATGGAAGCATCATTTACCTGAAGTTTTTCTAGAGCTTCCCTAACATCTGAAAACTCCTCGCCTTCCGCCGGATAGATTCCGCAGTAAACCATCGGGGTAACTTTCTTATATCCGGGTAGCATTTCTTCGGCCGGATTATTTTTGTCTGTTATTGTATCTCCGACCCTTGCATCTTTTACATTTTTAATACTGGCAACTACATATCCAACATCTCCTGCTTCAAGTACATCCAAATCCACTCTACCCGATGCATTGTATCCGACTTCTGTTACTTCAAAAGACTTTCCGGTCGACATCATTTTAATCTCCATGCCCGGTTCTATCTTGCCCTCCATTACCCTTACGAATGCAACTACACCTCTGTAAGAGTCATAATAGGAGTCAAAGATAAGAGCTTTTAAAGGAGCATTTATATCTCCTTCAGGAGCAGAAACATTTTTTACTATATCTTCAAGTACATCCACTATATTGAGGCCTTCTTTTGCAGAGATTAGCGGTATGCCTTCAGTGTCAAAGCCGGTTATAGTTTCTATTTCTTCTTTAACTCTGTCTATATCGGATGAAGGCAGGTCTATCTTGTTGATGACAGGAAGTATTTCCAAATCCTGGTCTAGAGCCAAATAGACATTTGCCAGAGTCTGAGCTTCTACTCCTTGAGTAGCATCTACTACTAGTATGGCTCCTTCACAAGCTGCCAAACTTCTGGATACTTCGTATGTAAAGTCTACATGACCCGGAGTATCTATAAGATTGAGCATATATGTTTCACCATCTTGAGCTTTATAGAATAATTTTACTGCTTTAAGCTTGATGGTTATTCCTCTTTCTCTTTCGAGGTCCATACTGTCCAGTACTTGCGATTCCATTTCTCTTTTAGTCAACATCCCGGTATACTCTATCAATCTATCCGCCAATGTTGATTTTCCATGATCTATATGTGCAATTATGGAGAAATTTCTAATATTTTTTCTTTCTACTTTCAAATTAATCCCCCTAATTTAATATTCCAAATTTGCTGAATGGGAATAATCTAAATATCGAAACTCCCATCACTTGATTTACATCTATCGGTCCAAATGACCTACTGTCGTTGCTTGCGCCCCTGTTGTCACCCATTACAAACACCTGTCCCTCTTCTATATCCCATGAAGAAATATCTCTGTAAGGATGCGTCGGATTATCTATGACGTATTTTTCGTTCAAGACCTCACCATTTAAATAAACCTTACCGTCTATCAGTTCAATACGGTCTCCCGCAACAGCTACTACTCTTTTTATATAGTTCTGATTTACTTTATCAGGTGCATGTATAACTAAGATATCTCCACGCTTTACTTCTCTCCAATTTAAAGAAATTTTTTCGGTTATTAATCTGTCTCCATCATCCAATGTCGGAAACATGGACTTACCGTCTACAAGTGTTATATTAAAAACGAAAAACCTTAGTATCAAGGCTATAATTACATAAATAACCAATCTTCTAAGCCATGAGCCCAGCGATTCATCATTTTTAGTTTTATTGATGTCATACTCTTTTCCTTCCATAATTTTCCCCCATATTTTATCCATTACTTCAGTATATATTATATTATAAACTAATTAAATTCTATTAATATTACATTGAGATTATACCATAAGGACACTTTTCAAGCTATAAATAATTAATGAATGAAGTTTAAGATCTTTGAATTTTTTAATTTCTTAATATTTTATCTTGCTATTTTCAACCTTTCATGATAGAATACTTATGCTAAACTTGAGGAGGTGAAATAATGGCTAATATAAAATCAGCACTTAAAAGAATTAAAGTTAATAAGACTAAACATGATATAAATAAGAGCATCAAATCAGAACTCAAGACCTATATTAAGAAATTAAATCTTGCAATTGAAGATAGCAAACTAGACGAAGCAAGAGAATTATTAAAAGTTGTAGATAAAAAGCTTAAAAAAGCTGCACTTAAAAATATTCTACACAAGAACGCTGCTGCGAGACAAATGAGAAAATTATCTCATAAGTTAAATAACAAATCAAAAGAAATAGCATAAAAACTTCCAGCAGGAAGTTTTTTCTATTTCCGGCATTACTTTCTTAATTCAGTAGTAATCCTCGATATTAAATACAGCATATTGTTTTCGAAGTCCCCTACTGAAGACTTTAAGTTTACCTCTATATCGTATAGTTCCGTGTAAATATTAAAAATTGTTTCTCTATTTATTCTGGCTTCAAATCCGTTCAGCTTACCAAATTCAAAGCTGCTTATTCCCAATTTTTTCATAATGTCGGGATTTTTATAATTTTTAATTTTATATTCCTTAATATAGAGCAGGTTTCTAAATAATCTGATAATCATATAAAAAGCAAGGTAATTATCATCTTTGCCCGTATTTAGATTTAGAAAAGAATTAATTGCCTTTGTAGTATTGCCCATACATATTGCGTCCGTCATTTCAAATATATTCTTTTCTACGCTGGTAACCAATAAGGAGTCTACTGCAGCCTTATCTAATCTTTTACCACTTGTTATAGACGAGGTCAATTTATCCAGTTCGTTTTGAATATCGTAAAGATTTTTGTTCAAGTCCGAGTTTAAGTATCCTGTTCTATCGATGATATAGTTTAAAATATCGGTTTTTACTTTTATTCCTTTTGAATTTATTTGTTTGGCTATAAAACCGTAGAATTCTTTCCTGTTTAATTTAGACATTTCAAAAATTAAAGAGGATTTGGAAATCTTTTTGTAAAATCCGCCTTTAAACAATTTCCCGGACTCTGAGACTATGATGAGGATTACGCTATCATCGAGTTCATCAGCATATGTAGCCAGTTCATCATAAAAGTCCTTGTACCTACTCATTCCGTCTCTAGATAGATCAAGTCCTCTCACTTCTACTATTCTATATCCACCGCCAAAAGGTATAGTCTCACAGGATTCTATGATTGTTGAAATCTTAGGTTCCTTAAATTCAATTTTTTCATAATTAAAATCTTCAAAACCGCTTGTCAAAGTTTCTGTTTTTACTACATCGATAAAATAGTCTATAAGAAATTCCTCTTCTCCATAGATTATTACAAGTCCGTGTAATTCATTTTTTTCAAGCATGCCGATAGCTTCTATATAATTCATAATTTTCTCCATTTTTCAAATTTAAAACTAGTACAAAAATAATTCGTAAGCGTGTAGAAATACAGTAACCCTAAGTACAGAGATGGCTCCGTCAGATAATCCACTGCAGTTTTCTTTCTCGGTAGATGATTTTCTATTTGATAACCCATTCTGGTTGAAATTATCCTTATCCTACCGTCCTCATCAGTTCTGTAAATCCTGGATTTTAAGTCTGTTAAATCATTTAACACAGCCTTCGACGGGTGATTATAAGGATTGTCTCTTCCAACTGATATTATAGCATTACTTGCGGAAACTTTCTTTAAAAAATCTCTTGCGGAAGATGTATCAGAGCCGTGATGGGCAACTTTTAATATATCTGCCTTAATATCATGTTTAACTAATTTAGATTCCGACTCACTTTCTATATCACCTGTAAACAGTATCGATAGATGGTGATGTGATAATTTTAAAACATTGGATCTGTTATTC
The sequence above is a segment of the Peptoniphilaceae bacterium AMB_02 genome. Coding sequences within it:
- the hemW gene encoding radical SAM family heme chaperone HemW; translation: MKNNEKRRLFDAFLLTQKNKPKGLYVHFPFCSSKCYYCDFLSYQNQEKRMKPYLEALKREIVIYNTDEKIPVDTIYLGGGTPSYIPVELMAEIMKSIKDNFEVSSESEITIEINPEHLTDEAINSYLSMGINRASVGVQSFNDRLLKVLGRSHDSETAVSSILNLRKFGFKNISIDIINAIPTQNIEESLEDIKKAIELSPKHLSLYSLILEPNTHMSRLVNIGQLELVDEETDREMFYAASELLSKSGYDKYEISNFARPGFESIHNTKYWKLDEYIGLGLGSSSFYNSYRYSNIVNINEYQKLSGTDKPIEERELMDYDSLKTDYILMGLRLVEGINLKEYIKIFGVDFYSEYKKYIDLFIREGHMFMTDERIAFTPSGMDISNRFFVEIV
- the lepA gene encoding translation elongation factor 4, which produces MKVERKNIRNFSIIAHIDHGKSTLADRLIEYTGMLTKREMESQVLDSMDLERERGITIKLKAVKLFYKAQDGETYMLNLIDTPGHVDFTYEVSRSLAACEGAILVVDATQGVEAQTLANVYLALDQDLEILPVINKIDLPSSDIDRVKEEIETITGFDTEGIPLISAKEGLNIVDVLEDIVKNVSAPEGDINAPLKALIFDSYYDSYRGVVAFVRVMEGKIEPGMEIKMMSTGKSFEVTEVGYNASGRVDLDVLEAGDVGYVVASIKNVKDARVGDTITDKNNPAEEMLPGYKKVTPMVYCGIYPAEGEEFSDVREALEKLQVNDASIVFEPETSVALGFGFRCGFLGLLHMEIIQERLDREFDLNIIATAPSVIYNVYKKDGTMLTIQNPSNLPPETEIEYMEEPIVDAHIMTPSDYVGPIMELCQNKRGTFINMEYLDAKRVTLNYVLPLNEVIYDFFDSLKSKTQGYASLDYELKGYQRAELEKLDILINGELVDAFSLIVHEEKIYERARNIVERLKDEIPRHQFAVPIQAAIGSKIIARETVRALRKDVLAKCYGGDISRKKKLLEKQKEGKKRMRQIGSVEVPQQAFLAVLKYDEK
- the lepB gene encoding signal peptidase I; translation: MEGKEYDINKTKNDESLGSWLRRLVIYVIIALILRFFVFNITLVDGKSMFPTLDDGDRLITEKISLNWREVKRGDILVIHAPDKVNQNYIKRVVAVAGDRIELIDGKVYLNGEVLNEKYVIDNPTHPYRDISSWDIEEGQVFVMGDNRGASNDSRSFGPIDVNQVMGVSIFRLFPFSKFGILN
- the rpsT gene encoding 30S ribosomal protein S20; this translates as MANIKSALKRIKVNKTKHDINKSIKSELKTYIKKLNLAIEDSKLDEARELLKVVDKKLKKAALKNILHKNAAARQMRKLSHKLNNKSKEIA
- the holA gene encoding DNA polymerase III subunit delta → MNYIEAIGMLEKNELHGLVIIYGEEEFLIDYFIDVVKTETLTSGFEDFNYEKIEFKEPKISTIIESCETIPFGGGYRIVEVRGLDLSRDGMSRYKDFYDELATYADELDDSVILIIVSESGKLFKGGFYKKISKSSLIFEMSKLNRKEFYGFIAKQINSKGIKVKTDILNYIIDRTGYLNSDLNKNLYDIQNELDKLTSSITSGKRLDKAAVDSLLVTSVEKNIFEMTDAICMGNTTKAINSFLNLNTGKDDNYLAFYMIIRLFRNLLYIKEYKIKNYKNPDIMKKLGISSFEFGKLNGFEARINRETIFNIYTELYDIEVNLKSSVGDFENNMLYLISRITTELRK